A single genomic interval of Musa acuminata AAA Group cultivar baxijiao chromosome BXJ3-4, Cavendish_Baxijiao_AAA, whole genome shotgun sequence harbors:
- the LOC135635359 gene encoding pumilio homolog 1-like isoform X2, which produces MKMATGTPMGGSFDDDFERDIEALVREQHQSRAAFDLDRDELSFRSGSAPPTVEGSRNAFGSLFGQDVFAETACHLGGQDSRGLLSEEDLRSHPAYLSYYYSNENLNPRMPPPAISKEDWRAQQRFHGGTSSFGGIGDRRRKKESMDGDGQSSSLFSLQPGFLIHDGERDMLEASRGVLPPNLSQQQSGEWIESTDGLIGLPDVGLGMRRKSFADVLQEEFSRPSSAIGHISRPVSRNTYDNVDPIRASDSPLMQLQSGSEGLGGIQSGTTSSSLTRVQSLGASISHSFASALASSLSRSTTPDPQLIRRSPSPCLPPVGVRNSDSDRSNGLGGVSSHMADYGDLVSALSDFNLSGKISLDGECHVPAQLDEQFRNQTELLYDGDNRQYLQQKVIDKPMSPLLKNSTNVVGYSDPSKRTGSLTEIGLSELTSDGQMNLPKQPSYTNVYKKVPSVGTTISKSLYPNADVPNIDFSGSNSKSYTGGHGLQTMVNNRLDEEGQYLNTSGNQVGSGFQGPIMDSLYAQYLRSTSDSLVRGPGNLDHYSGMNYLGSSQMNLPEYQTAYLGALLAQQKLQYSMPLLSKSGGLNHGFSSSHAFGIGMPYPGSPSSTTIHSPNLGSGSPVRLNERLSRIPSSMRSAPGGSIGSWITENGTMKEGYMSSLLEEFKNNKTRSFELSDIVGHVVEFSADQFGSRFIQQKLETASVEEKNKIFPEILPKAHSLMTDVFGNYVIQKFFEHGTEIQRTQLASQLKGHVLPLSLQMYGCRVIQKALDVVDVNEQTEMVLELDGQIMKCVRDQNGNHVIQKCIECVPQEKIKFIIESFYGHVVALSTHPYGCRVIQRVLEHCDDPKTQSIMMDEIRQSVCTLAQDQYGNYVIQHVLQHGKQEERSDIICQLTGQIVKMSQQKYASNVVEKCLTYGTAEERQLLINEMLGSTDENEPLQAMMKDQFANYVVQKVLETCDDRNRELILSRIKVHLNALKRYTYGKHIVARVEKLVAAGERRIGQSSYSS; this is translated from the exons ATGAAGATGGCTACTGGAACCCCAATGGGTGGGAGTTTTGATGATGatttcgagagggatatcgaggctTTGGTCCGGGAGCAACATCAAAGTAGAGCTGCCTTTGATCTCGACCGGGATGAGCTGAGCTTCCGTAGTGGTAGCGCGCCTCCCACTGTGGAGGGATCAAGAAATGCCTTTGGGAGCTTGTTTGGGCAGGATGTCTTCGCTGAGACCGCCTGCCACCTCGGTGGTCAGGATTCCAGGGGCTTGCTATCTGAAGAGGATTTGAGGTCGCATCCAGCTTATTTATCGTATTATTATTCAAACGAGAATCTAAATCCGAGGATGCCTCCACCGGCTATATCGAAGGAGGACTGGCGTGCACAACAGAGGTTTCATGGTGGGACATCTTCATTCGGAGGGATTGGTGATAGGCGGAGGAAGAAAGAATCCATGGATGGCGATGGCCAGAGCAGCTCCCTTTTCTCATTGCAACCAGGTTTCCTGATTCATGATGGCGAACGGGACATGCTGGAGGCCAGCAGAGGGGTCCTGCCGCCGAATCTGTCTCAGCAACAGTCAGGAGAATGGATTGAGAGTACCGATGGGCTCATCGGGCTGCCAGATGTTGGGCTTGGCATGAGGAGAAAGAGTTTTGCAGATGTACTGCAG GAGGAATTCAGCCGCCCGTCTTCTGCCATTGGGCATATTTCTCGTCCAGTTAGCCGTAATACATATGATAATGTTGATCCGATAAGAGCTTCAGATTCACCGCTGATGCAGCTTCAGAGTGGTTCAGAAGGTTTAGGTGGCATTCAATCTGGAACAACTTCCTCCAGTCTTACTAGGGTTCAGAGCCTTGGGGCCTCAATTTCTCATTCCTTTGCATCTGCATTGGCTTCCTCCCTTTCTAGAAGTACAACCCCTGATCCTCAATTAATTCGGAGATCTCCAAGCCCCTGCCTTCCACCTGTGGGAGTGAGAAATAGTGATAGTGATAGATCAAATGGCTTAGGTGGTGTTTCCTCTCATATGGCTGACTATGGTGATCTTGTGTCTGCTTTATCCGACTTTAACTTATCTGGAAAAATATCATTAGATGGAGAGTGCCACGTACCAGCTCAGCTTGATGAGCAATTTCGTAATCAAACCGAATTGCTTTATGATGGTGATAACCGACAATATCTGCAGCAAAAGGTCATCGATAAGCCCATGTCACCGTTGTTAAAAAATTCCACTAATGTTGTTGGGTACAGTGATCCATCTAAAAGAACCGGTAGTTTAACAGAGATTGGCTTATCTGAATTAACTTCTGATGGGCAAATGAACTTACCGAAGCAACCCTCCTATACTAATGTTTACAAGAAAGTACCTTCTGTGGGTACAACAATTTCTAAAAGTTTATATCCAAATGCTGATGTGCCGAACATTGACTTCAGTGGCTCAAATTCAAAATCTTATACTGGTGGTCATGGACTACAAACAATGGTAAACAATAGGTTAGATGAAG AAGGACAATATCTGAACACAAGTGGGAACCAGGTGGGCTCTGGTTTCCAGGGTCCAATTATGGACTCCTTGTATGCCCAGTATTTAAGGAGTACTTCTGATTCGTTAGTACGTGGTCCTGGGAACTTGGATCACTATTCAGGAATGAATTATCTTGGTTCCTCACAGATGAATTTGCCTGAGTATCAAACTGCATATCTTGGAGCCTTGCTTGCGCAACAAAAATTACAATATAGCATGCCTCTTCTGAGCAAATCTGGTGGTTTAAATCATGGCTTCAGCAGCAGTCATGCTTTTGGTATTGGTATGCCATATCCAGGAAGTCCATCATCTACTACCATTCACTCTCCTAATTTGGGTTCTGGAAGCCCTGTAAGGCTTAATGAGCGGCTGTCTCGCATCCCTTCCAGTATGAGAAGTGCACCTGGAGGGTCCATTGGATCATGGATCACAGAAAATGGTACCATGAAAGAAGGTTACATGTCATCTTTATTGGAAGAATTTAAGAACAACAAAACACGATCCTTCGAGCTCTCAGATATTGTAGGGCATGTTGTTGAATTCAG TGCGGACCAATTCGGAAGTCGTTTTATACAACAAAAACTCGAGACTGCTTCAGTTGAAGAGAAAAATAAGATCTTTCCTGAGATACTTCCGAAAGCTCATTCTTTGATGACTGATGTTTTTGGGAATTATGTCATCCAGAAA TTCTTCGAGCATGGTACAGAAATTCAGAGAACGCAACTTGCAAGCCAACTTAAGGGCCATGTTTTGCCTCTCAGTCTTCAAATGTATGGTTGTAGAGTAATCCAGAAG GCATTAGACGTGGTTGATGTAAATGAGCAAACTGAGATGGTGTTGGAGCTTGATGGACAAATAATGAAATGTGTTCGGGATCAGAACGGCAACCATGTAATCCAGAAATGTATTGAATGTGTCCCACAGGAAAAAATTAAATTCATAATTGAATCATTCTATGGGCATGTCGTGGCACTGTCCACTCACCCATATGGTTGTCGAGTTATACAG AGAGTGCTGGAGCATTGTGATGATCCAAAAACTCAGAGCATTATGATGGATGAAATCAGGCAATCTGTTTGTACTTTGGCACAAGATCAATATGGGAATTATGTTATTCAA CATGTTTTGCAGCATGGTAAACAAGAAGAACGTTCTGATATTATATGTCAGCTCACTGGACAGATAGTAAAGATGAGCCAACAAAAATATGCTTCAAATGTTGTTGAGAAATGCTTGACCTATGGGACCGCTGAAGAGCGTCAACTTTTAATAAATGAAATGCTTGGTTCAACTGATGAAAATGAACCCTTACAG
- the LOC135635359 gene encoding pumilio homolog 1-like isoform X1: protein MKMATGTPMGGSFDDDFERDIEALVREQHQSRAAFDLDRDELSFRSGSAPPTVEGSRNAFGSLFGQDVFAETACHLGGQDSRGLLSEEDLRSHPAYLSYYYSNENLNPRMPPPAISKEDWRAQQRFHGGTSSFGGIGDRRRKKESMDGDGQSSSLFSLQPGFLIHDGERDMLEASRGVLPPNLSQQQSGEWIESTDGLIGLPDVGLGMRRKSFADVLQEDLRRPSSAIGHISHPVSRNRYDNEEFSRPSSAIGHISRPVSRNTYDNVDPIRASDSPLMQLQSGSEGLGGIQSGTTSSSLTRVQSLGASISHSFASALASSLSRSTTPDPQLIRRSPSPCLPPVGVRNSDSDRSNGLGGVSSHMADYGDLVSALSDFNLSGKISLDGECHVPAQLDEQFRNQTELLYDGDNRQYLQQKVIDKPMSPLLKNSTNVVGYSDPSKRTGSLTEIGLSELTSDGQMNLPKQPSYTNVYKKVPSVGTTISKSLYPNADVPNIDFSGSNSKSYTGGHGLQTMVNNRLDEEGQYLNTSGNQVGSGFQGPIMDSLYAQYLRSTSDSLVRGPGNLDHYSGMNYLGSSQMNLPEYQTAYLGALLAQQKLQYSMPLLSKSGGLNHGFSSSHAFGIGMPYPGSPSSTTIHSPNLGSGSPVRLNERLSRIPSSMRSAPGGSIGSWITENGTMKEGYMSSLLEEFKNNKTRSFELSDIVGHVVEFSADQFGSRFIQQKLETASVEEKNKIFPEILPKAHSLMTDVFGNYVIQKFFEHGTEIQRTQLASQLKGHVLPLSLQMYGCRVIQKALDVVDVNEQTEMVLELDGQIMKCVRDQNGNHVIQKCIECVPQEKIKFIIESFYGHVVALSTHPYGCRVIQRVLEHCDDPKTQSIMMDEIRQSVCTLAQDQYGNYVIQHVLQHGKQEERSDIICQLTGQIVKMSQQKYASNVVEKCLTYGTAEERQLLINEMLGSTDENEPLQAMMKDQFANYVVQKVLETCDDRNRELILSRIKVHLNALKRYTYGKHIVARVEKLVAAGERRIGQSSYSS from the exons ATGAAGATGGCTACTGGAACCCCAATGGGTGGGAGTTTTGATGATGatttcgagagggatatcgaggctTTGGTCCGGGAGCAACATCAAAGTAGAGCTGCCTTTGATCTCGACCGGGATGAGCTGAGCTTCCGTAGTGGTAGCGCGCCTCCCACTGTGGAGGGATCAAGAAATGCCTTTGGGAGCTTGTTTGGGCAGGATGTCTTCGCTGAGACCGCCTGCCACCTCGGTGGTCAGGATTCCAGGGGCTTGCTATCTGAAGAGGATTTGAGGTCGCATCCAGCTTATTTATCGTATTATTATTCAAACGAGAATCTAAATCCGAGGATGCCTCCACCGGCTATATCGAAGGAGGACTGGCGTGCACAACAGAGGTTTCATGGTGGGACATCTTCATTCGGAGGGATTGGTGATAGGCGGAGGAAGAAAGAATCCATGGATGGCGATGGCCAGAGCAGCTCCCTTTTCTCATTGCAACCAGGTTTCCTGATTCATGATGGCGAACGGGACATGCTGGAGGCCAGCAGAGGGGTCCTGCCGCCGAATCTGTCTCAGCAACAGTCAGGAGAATGGATTGAGAGTACCGATGGGCTCATCGGGCTGCCAGATGTTGGGCTTGGCATGAGGAGAAAGAGTTTTGCAGATGTACTGCAG GAGGATCTCAGGCGCCCATCTTCTGCCATTGGGCATATTTCTCATCCTGTTAGCCGTAATAGATATGATAAT GAGGAATTCAGCCGCCCGTCTTCTGCCATTGGGCATATTTCTCGTCCAGTTAGCCGTAATACATATGATAATGTTGATCCGATAAGAGCTTCAGATTCACCGCTGATGCAGCTTCAGAGTGGTTCAGAAGGTTTAGGTGGCATTCAATCTGGAACAACTTCCTCCAGTCTTACTAGGGTTCAGAGCCTTGGGGCCTCAATTTCTCATTCCTTTGCATCTGCATTGGCTTCCTCCCTTTCTAGAAGTACAACCCCTGATCCTCAATTAATTCGGAGATCTCCAAGCCCCTGCCTTCCACCTGTGGGAGTGAGAAATAGTGATAGTGATAGATCAAATGGCTTAGGTGGTGTTTCCTCTCATATGGCTGACTATGGTGATCTTGTGTCTGCTTTATCCGACTTTAACTTATCTGGAAAAATATCATTAGATGGAGAGTGCCACGTACCAGCTCAGCTTGATGAGCAATTTCGTAATCAAACCGAATTGCTTTATGATGGTGATAACCGACAATATCTGCAGCAAAAGGTCATCGATAAGCCCATGTCACCGTTGTTAAAAAATTCCACTAATGTTGTTGGGTACAGTGATCCATCTAAAAGAACCGGTAGTTTAACAGAGATTGGCTTATCTGAATTAACTTCTGATGGGCAAATGAACTTACCGAAGCAACCCTCCTATACTAATGTTTACAAGAAAGTACCTTCTGTGGGTACAACAATTTCTAAAAGTTTATATCCAAATGCTGATGTGCCGAACATTGACTTCAGTGGCTCAAATTCAAAATCTTATACTGGTGGTCATGGACTACAAACAATGGTAAACAATAGGTTAGATGAAG AAGGACAATATCTGAACACAAGTGGGAACCAGGTGGGCTCTGGTTTCCAGGGTCCAATTATGGACTCCTTGTATGCCCAGTATTTAAGGAGTACTTCTGATTCGTTAGTACGTGGTCCTGGGAACTTGGATCACTATTCAGGAATGAATTATCTTGGTTCCTCACAGATGAATTTGCCTGAGTATCAAACTGCATATCTTGGAGCCTTGCTTGCGCAACAAAAATTACAATATAGCATGCCTCTTCTGAGCAAATCTGGTGGTTTAAATCATGGCTTCAGCAGCAGTCATGCTTTTGGTATTGGTATGCCATATCCAGGAAGTCCATCATCTACTACCATTCACTCTCCTAATTTGGGTTCTGGAAGCCCTGTAAGGCTTAATGAGCGGCTGTCTCGCATCCCTTCCAGTATGAGAAGTGCACCTGGAGGGTCCATTGGATCATGGATCACAGAAAATGGTACCATGAAAGAAGGTTACATGTCATCTTTATTGGAAGAATTTAAGAACAACAAAACACGATCCTTCGAGCTCTCAGATATTGTAGGGCATGTTGTTGAATTCAG TGCGGACCAATTCGGAAGTCGTTTTATACAACAAAAACTCGAGACTGCTTCAGTTGAAGAGAAAAATAAGATCTTTCCTGAGATACTTCCGAAAGCTCATTCTTTGATGACTGATGTTTTTGGGAATTATGTCATCCAGAAA TTCTTCGAGCATGGTACAGAAATTCAGAGAACGCAACTTGCAAGCCAACTTAAGGGCCATGTTTTGCCTCTCAGTCTTCAAATGTATGGTTGTAGAGTAATCCAGAAG GCATTAGACGTGGTTGATGTAAATGAGCAAACTGAGATGGTGTTGGAGCTTGATGGACAAATAATGAAATGTGTTCGGGATCAGAACGGCAACCATGTAATCCAGAAATGTATTGAATGTGTCCCACAGGAAAAAATTAAATTCATAATTGAATCATTCTATGGGCATGTCGTGGCACTGTCCACTCACCCATATGGTTGTCGAGTTATACAG AGAGTGCTGGAGCATTGTGATGATCCAAAAACTCAGAGCATTATGATGGATGAAATCAGGCAATCTGTTTGTACTTTGGCACAAGATCAATATGGGAATTATGTTATTCAA CATGTTTTGCAGCATGGTAAACAAGAAGAACGTTCTGATATTATATGTCAGCTCACTGGACAGATAGTAAAGATGAGCCAACAAAAATATGCTTCAAATGTTGTTGAGAAATGCTTGACCTATGGGACCGCTGAAGAGCGTCAACTTTTAATAAATGAAATGCTTGGTTCAACTGATGAAAATGAACCCTTACAG